One genomic segment of Blastopirellula marina includes these proteins:
- a CDS encoding 3-deoxy-D-manno-octulosonic acid transferase — protein MLTWLLNFVYLALVIVASPYLLWAAVTKGKYREGFAEKFLGHVACRPEGTSQHLWLHAVSVGEVNLLAPLIGELQQIYPGITFHITTTTKAGHELAKTKYAQHTVSYAPLDFSWAVDRAYRNIQPDAVLLAELELWPNLIRFADRHDAKIAVVNGRLSEKSHRGYSRIRFLVGPLLQQLDWIGAQDDSYARRFTDLGADPSKVQVTGSIKFDGITPDRQNSQTQAFRELAGLNDEEIVWLAGSTQNGEEPIILEAFQAAQQQIPGLKLLLVPRHPHRFDEVATYLQSQNVPFQRRSQFTSESRGTSSILLIDSVGELSAWWGTADIAFVGGSLGNRGGQNMIEPAAYGAAVAVGPNTWNFKDVVERLRAADALTVVRDAESLAAFVVKASLDTTWREQQGQQAKEVVLAQQGATRRTIESLKPLLDPPKIVKFRTAA, from the coding sequence ATGCTCACTTGGCTACTCAATTTCGTCTACCTGGCGCTGGTTATCGTTGCCAGTCCGTACCTGCTGTGGGCTGCCGTGACCAAGGGCAAGTACCGCGAAGGTTTCGCCGAAAAGTTCCTGGGGCACGTTGCCTGCCGCCCTGAAGGGACATCGCAGCATCTCTGGCTGCACGCCGTGAGCGTGGGGGAAGTGAATCTCCTGGCTCCCCTGATCGGCGAGCTTCAGCAGATCTACCCTGGCATTACCTTTCACATCACCACCACCACCAAGGCTGGCCACGAACTGGCAAAGACCAAGTACGCCCAGCACACAGTCAGCTACGCCCCGCTCGATTTCTCGTGGGCCGTTGACCGGGCCTATCGGAACATCCAGCCTGATGCCGTATTGCTGGCCGAACTGGAACTGTGGCCGAACCTGATTCGTTTCGCCGATCGCCACGATGCCAAGATCGCCGTGGTCAATGGTCGCTTGAGCGAGAAGAGCCATCGCGGGTACAGTCGCATTCGCTTCCTGGTGGGCCCTCTGCTACAGCAGCTAGACTGGATCGGAGCGCAGGACGATTCGTACGCACGCCGCTTCACCGACCTGGGAGCCGATCCCAGCAAAGTTCAAGTGACCGGTTCGATCAAGTTCGACGGCATCACGCCAGATCGTCAGAACTCGCAAACGCAAGCCTTCCGCGAACTGGCTGGCCTGAACGATGAGGAGATCGTCTGGCTCGCCGGTAGCACGCAAAATGGTGAAGAGCCAATCATTCTCGAAGCCTTCCAAGCCGCTCAGCAGCAGATTCCTGGGCTGAAGCTCTTGCTCGTGCCGCGTCATCCGCATCGCTTCGATGAAGTAGCAACCTACCTTCAATCACAGAACGTCCCCTTTCAGCGTCGCAGTCAGTTCACCAGCGAAAGTCGCGGTACCAGCAGCATCTTGCTGATCGATAGTGTCGGCGAACTTTCCGCATGGTGGGGAACCGCAGATATCGCGTTCGTGGGGGGGAGCCTGGGCAATCGTGGTGGGCAGAACATGATCGAACCAGCGGCCTATGGTGCGGCGGTTGCCGTTGGGCCAAATACCTGGAACTTCAAAGATGTGGTCGAGCGGCTTCGCGCGGCGGATGCCTTGACCGTTGTTCGAGACGCTGAGAGCTTGGCAGCGTTTGTCGTAAAGGCTTCCCTCGACACCACTTGGCGGGAACAACAAGGCCAGCAGGCCAAAGAAGTGGTCCTCGCCCAGCAAGGAGCCACCAGGCGAACGATCGAAAGCCTGAAGCCTCTTTTAGATCCGCCGAAGATCGTTAAATTCCGCACGGCGGCCTGA
- the metK gene encoding methionine adenosyltransferase, with amino-acid sequence MGHPDKMADQISDGILDALLAQDPYSRVACETMVTTGVAIVAGEITTKATIDYQDVIRQVIRDIGYTSDGMGFNADTCAVMVTLDRQSPDIAQGVNDDSSKGKEIGAGDQGLMFGYACNHTPELMPLPIALSHRILNRLTEARQNGEVDWLRPDSKSQVTVEFDGDRPVGIHTVVVSTQHADTVDNETIRNFVINEVIKPVLPEEFVDDDIIFHINPTGKFVVGGPMGDCGLTGRKIIVDTYGGWGRHGGGAFSGKDSTKVDRSAAYMGRHVAKNIVAAGLADRCEVQLAYAIGVTDPVSVHIDTFGTGKVDDEKIADIVKDVFPLSPGGIINYLDLRRPIFRATAAGGHFGRDEFPWESTDKAEELAKLAGVTVSA; translated from the coding sequence ATGGGTCACCCCGATAAGATGGCCGACCAAATTTCGGACGGCATCTTGGACGCACTGCTCGCTCAAGATCCTTACAGCCGCGTTGCTTGCGAAACGATGGTTACCACCGGCGTTGCCATCGTCGCTGGTGAAATCACCACCAAGGCAACGATCGACTATCAAGACGTGATTCGCCAGGTGATTCGCGACATCGGTTACACCAGCGATGGCATGGGCTTCAACGCCGATACGTGTGCCGTCATGGTGACCCTGGACCGTCAAAGCCCTGACATCGCTCAAGGCGTCAACGACGACTCGTCCAAGGGGAAGGAAATCGGTGCTGGCGACCAGGGTTTGATGTTTGGCTACGCCTGTAACCACACCCCGGAACTGATGCCGCTGCCGATCGCTCTGTCGCACCGCATCCTGAACCGATTGACCGAAGCTCGCCAGAACGGCGAAGTCGATTGGCTGCGTCCCGACAGCAAGAGCCAGGTTACCGTCGAGTTCGACGGCGATCGCCCTGTCGGTATTCACACCGTCGTTGTCTCGACCCAGCACGCTGACACCGTCGACAACGAAACGATTCGTAATTTCGTCATCAACGAAGTCATCAAGCCGGTACTGCCGGAAGAATTCGTCGACGACGATATCATCTTCCACATCAACCCAACCGGCAAGTTTGTCGTCGGTGGCCCAATGGGCGACTGCGGTCTGACTGGCCGCAAGATCATCGTCGACACCTACGGCGGCTGGGGTCGTCACGGTGGTGGGGCGTTCAGCGGCAAGGACTCGACCAAGGTCGACCGCAGCGCTGCCTACATGGGCCGCCACGTTGCCAAGAACATCGTTGCCGCCGGCCTGGCCGATCGCTGCGAAGTTCAGTTGGCCTACGCGATTGGCGTGACCGATCCTGTTTCGGTTCACATCGACACGTTCGGCACCGGCAAGGTCGACGACGAGAAGATCGCCGACATCGTCAAGGACGTCTTCCCACTGAGCCCTGGGGGCATCATCAATTACCTCGACCTGCGTCGTCCGATCTTCCGCGCTACCGCGGCAGGCGGTCACTTCGGTCGTGATGAATTCCCTTGGGAATCGACCGACAAAGCGGAAGAACTGGCCAAGCTGGCCGGCGTGACGGTCTCGGCGTAG